A window from Bacillota bacterium encodes these proteins:
- a CDS encoding MFS transporter — protein MADRPPARAAGRRALRFVLLIGVLSFFADFTYEGSRSILGPYLDSLRASATAVGVVTGFGELAGYGLRLVSGRWADATGRFWPITIFGYVVQMASVPALALTRTWPEAALLIILERVGKALRNPPRDVMLSHAARQVGGYGWAFGLHEALDQVGAMGGPLVVAYVLARRAGFHEAFAILLIPALLNLTFLLLARWLYPKPEDLEGGTVPVGVRGMATAFWVYLAGAALVAVGFADYPLIAYHFSRGGIVSGDWVAIFYAVAMAVSGAGSLLFGRLFDRFGFRVLVLLTLLTALFAPLVFLGGFAWALVGAALWGLGTGVHESIIPAAVAPMVAPERRASAFGLFTAAYGIFWFLGSSAIGLLYDVSLPATVAFSLLTQLAALPFFVWVERHHPQAVAAAGEA, from the coding sequence ATGGCGGATCGCCCGCCCGCCCGTGCGGCAGGCCGCCGGGCTCTCCGGTTCGTCCTGCTCATCGGCGTGCTCAGCTTCTTCGCCGATTTCACCTACGAGGGGTCGCGCAGCATCCTGGGGCCCTACCTCGACTCGCTGCGCGCCAGCGCCACCGCGGTCGGCGTGGTGACCGGCTTCGGGGAGCTGGCCGGCTACGGCCTGCGCCTGGTCTCGGGCCGCTGGGCCGATGCCACCGGGCGCTTCTGGCCCATCACCATCTTCGGTTACGTGGTCCAGATGGCCTCGGTGCCGGCGCTGGCCCTGACCCGGACATGGCCCGAGGCCGCGTTGCTCATCATTCTGGAACGGGTCGGCAAGGCGCTGCGCAACCCGCCCCGCGACGTGATGCTCTCGCACGCCGCCCGCCAGGTGGGCGGCTACGGGTGGGCCTTCGGCCTGCACGAGGCGCTCGACCAGGTGGGCGCCATGGGCGGCCCCCTGGTGGTCGCCTACGTGCTGGCGCGCCGGGCCGGCTTCCACGAGGCCTTCGCCATCCTTCTCATCCCCGCCCTCCTCAACCTGACGTTTCTGCTGCTGGCGCGCTGGCTCTACCCCAAGCCGGAGGACCTGGAGGGGGGCACGGTGCCCGTGGGCGTCCGCGGCATGGCGACGGCCTTCTGGGTCTACCTGGCGGGCGCTGCGCTGGTGGCCGTGGGCTTCGCGGACTATCCGCTGATCGCCTACCACTTCAGCCGCGGCGGCATCGTCTCGGGCGACTGGGTGGCCATCTTCTATGCGGTGGCCATGGCCGTCAGCGGCGCGGGATCGCTGCTCTTCGGGCGCCTCTTCGACCGCTTCGGTTTCCGCGTCCTCGTGCTGCTGACGCTCCTGACGGCGCTCTTCGCGCCGCTGGTCTTCCTGGGCGGCTTCGCCTGGGCGCTGGTGGGGGCGGCGCTCTGGGGCCTGGGGACGGGGGTGCATGAGTCCATCATTCCGGCCGCCGTCGCGCCCATGGTGGCTCCGGAGCGGCGCGCCTCCGCCTTCGGCCTCTTCACCGCCGCCTACGGGATCTTCTGGTTCCTGGGCAGCAGCGCCATCGGCCTGCTCT
- a CDS encoding phosphatase PAP2 family protein, whose amino-acid sequence MPTTRRAPGVGPLLAPLGLLLLLALLAPSPPVATLDRAATAALGRLPQNVRQALQLVWLAGSPPLAAALALWAAAGAGGGRARLVRVVAGFLGVMAVEGLLKTLVPTPAPPLLPVAWPWLRHVLEILSPSPARAGLALFRGTFPSGHVARLAYAAWLLAWRSRRRPAPQGAAAGLVALAGAAVVATGGHWLWDAAGGALLGRAAARWAASRPAAGEA is encoded by the coding sequence ATGCCGACGACGCGTCGCGCCCCGGGGGTCGGCCCGCTCCTCGCCCCCCTGGGGCTCCTCCTCCTGCTGGCGCTGCTCGCCCCCTCGCCCCCGGTGGCGACGCTCGACCGCGCGGCGACGGCGGCGCTGGGACGGCTGCCGCAGAACGTGCGCCAGGCGCTGCAGCTGGTCTGGCTGGCCGGCTCACCCCCGCTGGCGGCGGCGCTGGCGCTCTGGGCGGCGGCCGGCGCGGGGGGAGGCCGAGCGCGCCTGGTGCGGGTCGTGGCGGGCTTCCTGGGGGTGATGGCGGTGGAGGGACTGCTGAAGACGCTCGTCCCGACGCCCGCGCCTCCGCTCCTACCCGTCGCCTGGCCCTGGCTCCGCCACGTACTGGAGATCCTCAGCCCCTCGCCCGCGCGCGCCGGCTTGGCGCTCTTCCGCGGTACCTTCCCCAGCGGCCACGTGGCGCGGCTCGCCTACGCGGCCTGGCTCCTGGCCTGGCGCAGCCGCCGGCGGCCGGCCCCGCAGGGCGCCGCAGCCGGGCTGGTGGCGCTGGCGGGCGCGGCCGTGGTGGCGACGGGCGGCCACTGGCTCTGGGACGCGGCCGGCGGGGCGCTCCTCGGCCGGGCGGCCGCGCGCTGGGCGGCCTCGCGCCCGGCGGCCGGCGAGGCGTGA
- a CDS encoding pyridoxal-phosphate dependent enzyme, which produces MHDEPFTQRTGSGEPLWEPGIEDVLRARRRIAPYLAPTPLLRPPALARLLGAEVFLKCENLQPTGAFKVRGGVNLVAAEREAGKLGPAGLTAASTGNHGQSVAYAGHLFGLPVTVFGPEGLNPLKREAIRAWGAEVREVGRDFDAAREACEAYARETGARYVHSMNEPLLVAGVATAYLEALLEVPDADFLIVPVGGGSGASGAAIVARALRPGMRVIGVQAEGAPAVYRSFRSGRLESTPAAVTRAEGLATRVAFELPVRILRRYLDEMVLVGDQAMLEAMRILAETAHLVAEEAGAAPLAAALALREELRGKKVILPVTGGNATAGQLAAALAG; this is translated from the coding sequence TTGCATGACGAACCCTTCACGCAACGGACGGGATCGGGAGAGCCGCTCTGGGAGCCGGGGATCGAGGACGTACTGCGGGCGAGGCGACGGATCGCGCCCTATCTGGCGCCCACGCCGCTCCTCCGTCCGCCCGCCCTCGCCCGCCTGCTGGGCGCCGAGGTCTTCCTGAAGTGCGAGAACCTGCAGCCGACCGGCGCCTTCAAGGTGCGCGGCGGGGTCAACCTGGTGGCGGCCGAGCGGGAGGCCGGCAAGCTGGGCCCGGCCGGCCTGACGGCCGCCTCCACCGGCAACCACGGCCAGTCCGTCGCCTACGCCGGCCACCTCTTCGGCCTTCCCGTCACCGTCTTCGGGCCGGAGGGGCTCAACCCGCTCAAACGCGAGGCCATCCGCGCCTGGGGGGCCGAGGTGCGCGAGGTGGGGCGGGACTTCGACGCGGCACGGGAGGCTTGCGAGGCGTACGCGCGCGAGACGGGCGCGCGCTACGTCCACTCCATGAACGAGCCGCTGCTGGTGGCGGGGGTGGCCACCGCCTACCTGGAGGCGCTCCTGGAGGTCCCCGACGCCGACTTCCTGATCGTCCCCGTGGGCGGCGGCTCCGGCGCCTCGGGCGCCGCCATCGTGGCGCGGGCGCTCCGCCCGGGCATGCGCGTCATCGGCGTCCAGGCGGAGGGCGCGCCGGCCGTCTACCGCTCCTTCCGTTCGGGACGCCTCGAGTCGACGCCCGCGGCGGTCACGCGCGCCGAGGGGCTGGCGACGCGCGTCGCCTTCGAGCTGCCGGTGCGGATCCTGCGCCGCTACCTGGACGAGATGGTGCTGGTGGGCGACCAGGCGATGCTGGAGGCGATGCGCATCCTGGCAGAGACGGCCCACCTGGTCGCCGAGGAGGCGGGCGCCGCCCCCCTGGCGGCGGCGCTCGCCCTGCGCGAGGAGCTCCGCGGGAAGAAGGTGATCCTGCCCGTCACCGGCGGCAACGCCACCGCCGGACAGCTGGCGGCAGCGCTGGCCGGCTGA
- a CDS encoding methyltransferase domain-containing protein, whose amino-acid sequence MTAEDDDQLERVRSFFGAHAEHYAASRSHRSGSDLALLLEALRLAPGDRALDVATASGNVAFAMAPRVAEVVGLDATPEMGELFRRRLQEEAAANVRFALGDAHALPFPDGSFTVVASRRAAHHFRDLPRALREMRRVLCPGGRLGIADMTVPDEPEAAELMNQLEILRDGSHVGARSAEEWRRLLEEAGLEVTFLETLEERLPVADWFAPSRALDDPERFARTLAAALRPEVAGALFAREDGRLLWRKRRLVAVGRVPG is encoded by the coding sequence ATGACGGCGGAGGACGACGACCAGCTCGAGAGGGTCCGCTCCTTCTTCGGCGCCCACGCGGAGCACTACGCGGCGAGCCGCTCCCACCGCTCGGGGAGCGACCTGGCCCTCCTCCTCGAGGCGCTCCGCCTCGCCCCCGGGGATCGCGCGCTCGACGTGGCCACCGCCTCGGGCAACGTGGCCTTCGCCATGGCGCCGCGGGTCGCCGAGGTGGTCGGCCTCGACGCCACGCCGGAGATGGGCGAGCTCTTCCGGCGCCGGCTGCAGGAAGAGGCGGCGGCCAACGTCCGCTTCGCCCTCGGCGACGCGCACGCGCTCCCCTTTCCGGACGGAAGCTTCACGGTGGTCGCCTCGCGGCGCGCCGCGCACCACTTCCGGGACCTGCCGCGGGCGCTCCGCGAGATGCGCCGCGTCCTCTGCCCCGGGGGGCGGCTGGGGATCGCGGACATGACGGTCCCCGACGAACCGGAGGCGGCCGAGCTGATGAACCAGCTGGAGATCTTGCGCGACGGATCGCACGTGGGCGCGCGCTCCGCGGAGGAGTGGCGCCGCCTGCTGGAGGAGGCCGGCCTCGAGGTCACCTTCCTCGAGACGCTGGAGGAGCGCCTGCCGGTGGCCGACTGGTTCGCCCCCTCGCGGGCGCTGGACGACCCGGAGCGCTTCGCCCGCACGCTGGCGGCGGCGCTGCGGCCGGAGGTGGCCGGAGCCCTCTTCGCGCGGGAGGACGGCCGCCTCCTCTGGCGGAAGCGGCGGCTGGTGGCCGTCGGCCGGGTGCCGGGCTGA
- a CDS encoding LysM peptidoglycan-binding domain-containing protein, which produces MSTPLYGAHHACPPGSFAYTVRPGDTLFLLAQRFGTTVAAILALNPGVNP; this is translated from the coding sequence ATGTCGACCCCGCTGTACGGCGCGCACCATGCCTGCCCGCCCGGAAGCTTCGCCTACACGGTCCGGCCCGGGGACACGCTCTTCCTCCTGGCGCAGCGCTTCGGCACCACCGTCGCCGCCATCCTGGCGCTCAACCCCGGCGTCAACCC